A single region of the Brachypodium distachyon strain Bd21 chromosome 3, Brachypodium_distachyon_v3.0, whole genome shotgun sequence genome encodes:
- the LOC104584266 gene encoding uncharacterized protein LOC104584266, producing MHTLSPAPGILSGFSIWRVDNVIATFHAHSSATQPTRMEALDLHHVLLRNPNCYIVKDLNADSSVQGDQPADRLTHRKSTSGWDAVRTLSRPSSYCTSTPHFERIWWDKGGDTRRPFSIWRPLPRFGFASVGDCITEGLEPPTLGILFKCDNKIVSERPVQFTKVAQIDRKGFDEIFFWYPVAPPGYVSLGCVLTKTDEMPSKDSICCPKLGLVNQANISEDPISRSSSSKGPSCWSIWKVGNQACTFLARPDLKKPSARLAYSIADHAKPKAPENITAELKLGSLSISILDSSCGMVTPIFDTTIASINLATHGRFETINAVLICSIAASTFNRHLEAWEPLVEPFDGIFKLETYDTSEQPPSKVGKRIRVAATSPLNANLSSANLDLLIETLISWRRQIDIETRSSIRNEDTVENLKIADDLSCSALDEDDFQRVVFENKLGCDVYLKKLEDNENTIELLQHENHISLSMPPPRFSDKLNVLSNSTEARYYVVIQIFESKGLPIVDDGNDHSYFCALRLLIGSQTSDQYKAFPQSARTRCVKPLKTDLQTHHAKWNEHFIFEVPEQASANLEIEVTNLASKAGKGEVLGSLSIPIGRGTTTLKRAASIRILQQAADIKRVLTCPLTRKGTVLNEGDKKGCGALVLSSCYIERPTQSNLQSWKESISNAESSFWIGLTPDGPWESFTAVLPLSIIPKALNSNHFAFEITMRNGKKHATLRALAVIANDSDINIREFVAKYTQHTE from the exons ATGCACACTCTCTCGCCTGCTCCTGG AATACTTTCTGGATTTAGCATCTGGCGTGTGGACAATGTGATTGCCACATTCCATGCACACAGTTCAGCGACCCAACCCACAAGAATGGAAGCTCTTGATTTGCATCATGTTCTGCTAAGGAATCCAAACTGCTATATCGTTAAGGATCTGAATGCAGATTCTTCTGTTCAGGGTGACCAGCCAGCTGATCGGTTAACTCATCGTAAGAGTACTTCCGGGTGGGATGCTGTTAGAACTTTGTCAAGACCAAGTAGCTATTGCACGTCTACTCCGCATTTCGAAAGAATATGGTGGGATAAAGGTGGAGATACAAGAAGGCCATTTTCAATATGGCGGCCATTACCTCGTTTTGGGTTTGCTTCAGTTGGTGACTGTATAACTGAAGG GCTTGAACCACCTACTCTTGGCATTCTTTTTAAGTGTGACAACAAGATAGTTTCTGAAAGGCCCGTACAGTTTACGAAAGTAGCCCAAATTGACAGAAAAGGCTTTGATGAAATATTCTTTTGGTATCCAGTGGCGCCTCCTGGATATGTTTCTCTTGGTTGTGTTCTGACAAAAACAGATGAAATGCCAAGCAAGGATTCCATTTGCTGTCCTAAATTGGGTCTGGTGAACCAAGCGAATATCTCGGAGGACCCTATCTCCAGGTCTTCTAGCTCAAAGGGACCTAGCTGCTGGAGCATTTGGAAAGTTGGAAATCAG GCATGTACGTTCCTAGCACGGCCTGATCTGAAAAAACCCTCAGCACGATTAGCATACAGTATTGCAGATCATGCTAAGCCAAAGGCACCCGAAAATATTACAGCTGAATTGAAGCTGGGATCTTTGTCAATCAGCATCCTCGACAGCTCCTGCGGAATG GTCACACCAATTTTCGACACAACAATTGCAAGTATCAATCTTGCAACACATGGAAGATTTGAGACCATTAATGCTGTTTTGATCTGTTCAATTGCTGCATCCACATTCAATAGACACTTGGAAGCGTGGGAGCCCTTGGTTGAGCCATTTGATGGGATATTCAA GTTGGAAACGTATGATACCAGCGAACAACCTCCTTCCAAAGTCGGTAAGAGGATTCGTGTTGCTGCAACAAGTCCGTTAAATGCCAACTTGAGTTCTGCAAATCTTGATTTGCTTATTGAAACTTTAATTTCATGGAGAAGACAAATTGATATTGAAACACGGTCTTCAATCAGAAATGAG GACACtgttgaaaatttgaaaatagCTGATGATTTGTCTTGTTCTGCATTGGATGAAGATGATTTCCAGAGGGTAGTTTTTGAGAACAAGTTAGGATGTGATGTTTATCTTAAGAAACTAGAAGATAATGAAAACACTATTGAGCTGTTACAGCATGAGAATCACATCTCATTGTCGATGCCACCTCCGAGGTTTTCTGATAAACTAAATGTATTGTCCAATTCCACGGAGGCAAGATATTATGTTGTCATACAGATCTTTGAGTCCAAG GGCCTGCCTATCGTAGATGATGGCAATGACCATAGCTACTTCTGTGCTTTGCGCTTGCTCATAGGAAGTCAAACTTCTGATCAGTACAAGGCGTTCCCACAGAGTGCCCGAACAAGATGTGTAAAACCACTGAAAACTGACTTACAGACACATCATGCCAAGTGGAACGAACATTTTATATTTGAAGTTCCAGAACAG GCATCGGCTAATTTAGAGATTGAGGTAACTAATCTTGCATCAAAGGCTGGTAAAG GTGAAGTGCTTGGTTCGTTGTCAATACCTATTGGACGGGGCACAACAACATTAAAACGGGCTGCTTCTATCAGAATCCTTCAGCAAGCTGCTGACATCAAGCGAGTATTGACATGTCCCCTTACAAGGAAG GGCACAGTACTTAATGAGGGAGACAAGAAAGGCTGTGGTGCTTTAGTACTTTCAAGTTGTTACATAGAACGACCGACTCAATCAAACTTACAGAGCTGGAAAGAGAGCATAAGCAATGCAGAGAGTAGTTTCTGGATAGGGCTTACCCCAGATGGTCCATGGGAAAGTTTTACTGCAGTTCTACCACTGTCAATCATCCCAAAAGCACTTAATAGTAACCACTTTGCATTTGAGATCACCATGAGGAAtggaaaaaaacatgcaacttTGAGGGCTCTCGCAGTTATTGCTAATGATTCTGACATAAATATCA GGGAATTTGTTGCCAAGTATACCCAGCACACTGAATAG
- the LOC100845615 gene encoding SKP1-like protein 1, whose product MAESDTKKMILLRSSDGKEFEVEEAVAKESRTILHMIEDDCADNGIPLPNVDAKILTKVIEYCKKHAAAADPSAADSNSTAAADLKEFDADFVKVDQAVLFDLILAANYLDIKGLLDLTCQTVADMIKGKTVEEIRTKFNIKNDFTPEEEAEIRKENQWAFE is encoded by the coding sequence ATGGCGGAGAGCGACACGAAGAAGATGATCCTCCTGAGGAGCTCCGACGGCAAGGAGTtcgaggtggaggaggcggtggccaAGGAGTCGCGGACCATCCTCCACATGATCGAGGACGACTGCGCCGACAACGGCATCCCGCTCCCCAACGTCGACGCCAAGATCCTCACCAAGGTCATCGAGTACTGCAAGAagcacgccgccgcggccgatCCCAGCGCCGCGGACTCGAACAGCACGGCCGCCGCGGACCTCAAGGAATTCGACGCCGACTTCGTCAAGGTCGACCAGGCCGTCCTCTTCGACCTCATCCTGGCTGCCAACTACCTCGACATCAAGGGGCTGCTGGACCTCACCTGCCAGACCGTTGCCGACATGATCAAGGGCAAGACCGTCGAGGAGATCCGCACCAAGTTCAACATCAAGAACGACTTCACCcctgaggaggaagcggagATCCGCAAGGAGAACCAATGGGCTTTTGAGTAG